A region from the Phycisphaerales bacterium genome encodes:
- a CDS encoding PQQ-dependent sugar dehydrogenase gives MGRSVASALAAVCVLGAVAVGQPDLGNLQEVATGLSAPLYAAHPPGDSSRLFIVEQSGKIRLMVNGVMQGQAFIDVGALLTPNTGTIVLSGTTYSFVRGSEQGLLGLAFPPDYATSGVCYAYFVGPRQSYGVNNQNQTATDLGRSYLIKITRSDANDNVATNPLPSSIGDVDVIFQTDQPFTNHNGGCLQFGPDGMLYLSLGDGGSGNDPLNAALNPNNILGKLLRLDVSRDDYPADPAKDYGIPSDNPYASGGGLPEIWARGLRNSWRYSFDRVTGDLWIGDVGQNVIEEVNWVPGNGGPGRNYGWRFREGDAATGLSTGGFDVSNLTGPVYTYTHGAGSTQGYSLTGGYVYRGSAIPKWRGRYFFTDYVNRRMWSGKLVNGVFTDFQDHYDGFSNLGTTAALRLQNVASFGEDPNGELYIVQLNGRVRKLVADANQPCPADFDDGSGVGHPDFAVTIDDLLYYLGVFQSGALEADMDDGSGTGAFDNAVTIDDLLYFIGHFQGGC, from the coding sequence ATGGGACGTAGCGTGGCATCCGCGTTGGCGGCGGTTTGTGTTTTGGGCGCGGTTGCGGTGGGGCAGCCGGATTTGGGAAACCTGCAAGAGGTGGCGACGGGGTTGTCGGCGCCGCTGTATGCCGCCCATCCGCCGGGTGATTCGTCGCGGCTGTTCATTGTGGAGCAGTCGGGGAAGATCCGGCTCATGGTGAATGGCGTGATGCAGGGTCAGGCGTTCATTGACGTGGGGGCGTTGCTGACGCCGAATACCGGGACGATTGTGCTCTCCGGGACGACGTACTCGTTCGTGCGTGGGAGTGAGCAGGGGTTGTTGGGCCTGGCGTTTCCGCCAGACTATGCGACGAGCGGCGTGTGCTACGCGTACTTCGTTGGGCCTCGGCAGTCGTATGGCGTGAACAACCAGAACCAGACGGCGACGGACTTGGGGCGGTCGTACCTGATCAAGATCACCCGGAGCGATGCGAACGACAACGTGGCGACGAATCCGCTGCCGTCGTCGATCGGCGACGTTGATGTGATTTTCCAGACGGACCAGCCGTTCACGAATCACAACGGCGGGTGTTTGCAGTTCGGGCCTGACGGGATGTTGTATCTGAGCCTGGGTGATGGCGGCTCGGGGAACGATCCGCTCAACGCGGCGCTGAACCCCAACAACATCCTCGGGAAGTTGCTGCGGCTGGACGTGTCACGCGATGACTATCCGGCGGACCCCGCGAAGGACTATGGGATTCCATCGGACAATCCGTACGCGAGTGGTGGGGGGCTGCCTGAGATCTGGGCGCGGGGTCTGCGCAACTCGTGGCGGTACTCGTTCGATCGGGTGACGGGGGACCTGTGGATCGGCGATGTCGGGCAGAATGTGATCGAGGAAGTGAACTGGGTGCCTGGGAACGGCGGGCCTGGTCGGAACTATGGATGGCGTTTCCGAGAGGGTGATGCGGCCACGGGTCTCTCGACTGGCGGGTTCGATGTGTCGAATCTCACGGGTCCGGTGTACACGTACACGCATGGGGCGGGTTCGACGCAGGGATACTCGCTCACGGGCGGGTATGTGTACCGCGGGTCGGCGATCCCGAAGTGGCGCGGGCGGTACTTCTTCACGGACTATGTGAATCGGCGGATGTGGTCGGGGAAACTGGTGAATGGCGTGTTCACGGATTTCCAGGATCACTACGACGGGTTCTCGAATCTCGGGACGACGGCGGCGCTTCGATTGCAGAACGTCGCATCATTCGGCGAGGATCCCAATGGCGAGTTGTACATCGTGCAGTTGAATGGACGCGTGCGGAAACTCGTGGCGGACGCGAACCAGCCCTGCCCCGCGGACTTTGATGACGGGAGCGGCGTTGGACACCCGGACTTTGCGGTGACGATCGACGACCTGCTCTACTACCTCGGCGTGTTCCAGTCGGGGGCGCTCGAGGCGGACATGGATGACGGGTCGGGGACGGGGGCGTTTGATAATGCCGTGACGATTGATGATTTGCTGTACTTCATTGGGCACTTCCAGGGGGGGTGCTAA
- a CDS encoding methyltransferase domain-containing protein — translation MLDKPLKRLLRPRWLYMLSHSTRPISPLVGTDRGTPIDRRYIEQFLERYKSDIKGRVLEIKDPDYTRQFGGQNVTHSDVLDIATSNTLANIHDDIKTMHSIADETYDCFICTQTLQYIDDLDGAIRNMKRVLKPGGVMLVTLPTLGKIDGQEENIPGHYWRLTPDLARLVFERHFPADHIRIESWGNLRLAFAFLAGLTVEDMSTRELETHDPLFTCGVFIRARR, via the coding sequence ATGCTCGACAAGCCCCTTAAACGCCTCCTCCGCCCCCGATGGCTCTACATGCTCTCCCACTCCACCCGACCCATCAGCCCCCTCGTCGGCACCGACCGCGGCACGCCCATCGACCGCCGATACATCGAGCAGTTCCTCGAACGATACAAATCAGACATCAAAGGCCGAGTCCTCGAGATCAAGGACCCCGACTACACCAGACAGTTCGGCGGCCAGAACGTCACCCACTCCGACGTCCTCGACATCGCCACCTCCAACACCCTCGCCAATATCCACGACGACATCAAGACGATGCACTCCATCGCCGACGAGACCTACGACTGCTTCATCTGCACCCAAACACTCCAATACATCGACGACCTCGACGGCGCCATCCGCAACATGAAACGCGTCCTGAAGCCCGGCGGCGTCATGCTCGTCACCCTCCCCACCCTCGGCAAAATCGATGGCCAGGAAGAAAACATCCCAGGCCACTACTGGCGACTCACCCCAGACCTCGCCAGACTCGTCTTCGAGCGACACTTCCCCGCCGACCACATCAGAATCGAATCCTGGGGCAACCTCCGCCTCGCCTTCGCCTTCCTCGCCGGCCTCACCGTCGAAGACATGAGCACCCGCGAACTCGAAACCCACGACCCCCTCTTCACCTGCGGCGTCTTCATCCGCGCCCGAAGATAG
- the atpD gene encoding F0F1 ATP synthase subunit beta yields the protein MATHGTITQVIGSTFDAQFPEDKLPEIFNALEIHSDTKVGRLDLVGEVQQHLGGGRVRAVALGSTDGLVRGMTCVDVGSPVSVPVGEGVLGRVFNLLGQPIDKGESIPASTKRSPIHKAPPAFAQLNPNTEILVTGIKVIDLMCPFVRGGKIGLFGGAGVGKTVVIQEMIARVAKNFGGYSVFAGVGERTREGNDLWREMKEAAYTDENGKTAHVLDKVAMVFGQMNEPPGSRLRVALSALTMAEEFRDASGKETLMFVDNVFRFTQAGSEVSALLGRMPSAVGYQPTLSTEMGQLQERITSTAKGAITSVQAIYVPADDLTDPAPATTFAHLDAFIVLSRSIAEKGIYPAVDPLASTSRILDPGIIGERHYRVATRVQRILQRYKDLQDIIAILGVDELSEEDKLTVSRARKLERFLSQPFHVAEQFTGFKGVDSPLEATIDSFERLCNGEGDGLPEGAFMYVGTIEDAKAKAAKMAG from the coding sequence ATGGCGACCCACGGCACGATCACCCAAGTCATCGGTTCGACCTTCGACGCCCAGTTCCCCGAGGACAAACTCCCGGAGATCTTCAACGCGCTCGAGATCCATTCCGACACCAAGGTCGGACGCCTCGACCTTGTCGGCGAGGTGCAGCAGCACCTGGGCGGCGGTCGGGTCCGTGCGGTGGCGCTCGGCTCGACGGACGGTCTGGTTCGCGGGATGACGTGCGTGGATGTCGGCTCGCCGGTCTCGGTGCCGGTGGGCGAGGGCGTGCTGGGGCGCGTCTTCAACCTGCTCGGTCAGCCGATCGACAAGGGCGAGTCGATCCCGGCGTCGACGAAGCGATCGCCGATCCACAAGGCCCCGCCGGCGTTCGCGCAGCTGAACCCCAACACGGAAATCCTTGTGACGGGCATCAAGGTCATCGATCTGATGTGCCCCTTCGTGCGAGGCGGAAAGATCGGTCTGTTCGGCGGCGCCGGCGTCGGGAAGACGGTCGTGATCCAGGAGATGATCGCGCGCGTCGCCAAGAACTTCGGCGGGTATTCGGTCTTCGCGGGCGTCGGCGAGCGGACGCGTGAGGGGAACGACCTGTGGCGTGAAATGAAGGAGGCCGCGTACACCGACGAGAACGGGAAGACCGCTCACGTTCTGGATAAGGTGGCGATGGTCTTCGGGCAGATGAACGAGCCCCCGGGCAGCCGCCTTCGCGTGGCGCTCTCAGCGCTGACGATGGCGGAGGAGTTCCGCGACGCGTCGGGGAAGGAAACGCTGATGTTCGTGGACAACGTCTTCCGCTTCACGCAGGCGGGGTCGGAGGTCTCGGCGCTCCTCGGGCGTATGCCGTCGGCCGTCGGTTATCAGCCGACGCTCTCGACGGAGATGGGTCAGTTGCAGGAGCGGATCACGTCGACGGCGAAGGGCGCCATCACGTCGGTGCAGGCGATCTACGTCCCGGCGGACGACCTGACGGACCCGGCCCCGGCGACGACGTTCGCCCACCTGGACGCGTTCATCGTTCTGTCGCGCAGCATCGCGGAGAAGGGGATTTATCCGGCCGTCGATCCGCTGGCGTCGACGAGCCGCATTCTGGATCCGGGGATCATCGGCGAGCGTCACTATCGCGTGGCGACGCGCGTGCAGCGGATCCTGCAGCGGTACAAGGATCTGCAGGACATCATCGCGATTCTCGGCGTCGATGAACTGAGCGAGGAGGACAAGTTGACGGTGAGCCGGGCGCGCAAGTTGGAGCGCTTCCTCAGCCAGCCGTTCCACGTCGCCGAGCAGTTCACGGGGTTCAAGGGCGTGGACAGTCCGCTGGAGGCGACGATCGACTCGTTCGAGCGTTTGTGCAACGGCGAGGGGGACGGCCTGCCCGAGGGCGCGTTCATGTACGTCGGGACGATCGAGGACGCGAAGGCGAAGGCCGCGAAGATGGCGGGGTAA
- a CDS encoding Gfo/Idh/MocA family oxidoreductase yields the protein MMHMLMNVMTGLTVLTLSLACAPRTHADEPKDHADVLLSKQAGPLRIGIIGMDHGHIEGLLWNATHRDDMVIVGISEPNRALFDRLAAKYILEASLYYATTEAMLNATKPEAVSVMGPISGHRAAVEACAARGVHTLLEKPLAYSSEDAKAIQEAARAHKVLVLTNFETSWYASVREAKRLADSGEHGTLRKMIFRHGHKGPKEIGCSAEFLAWLTDPTKNGGGAIVDFGCYGAVIATWMMDGTRPSSIKASATTLKPAAYPHVDDDATIVLTYPGKETRVGATAVIEASWAWTHDNKEMDLYLDGWSLHAGKWDDLAMRQENAGPTKVQPAAKPKNLENEWSYLKAVVRGECAVDPLSSLEYNVVVAEILDEARRQVQPK from the coding sequence ATGATGCACATGCTGATGAATGTGATGACAGGCCTGACGGTATTGACCCTGAGCCTGGCGTGCGCACCTCGAACACACGCCGATGAGCCAAAGGACCACGCCGACGTTCTCCTCTCGAAGCAGGCAGGACCGCTGCGGATCGGCATCATCGGGATGGACCACGGGCACATCGAAGGGCTGCTCTGGAACGCCACGCACCGCGACGACATGGTGATCGTCGGCATCAGCGAGCCGAATCGCGCCCTCTTCGATCGCCTGGCCGCCAAATACATACTCGAGGCGTCGCTGTATTACGCGACGACGGAGGCGATGCTCAACGCAACCAAGCCCGAAGCCGTCAGCGTGATGGGCCCGATCTCCGGGCATCGGGCGGCCGTCGAGGCCTGCGCCGCCAGGGGCGTGCACACCCTGCTCGAGAAACCGCTCGCGTATTCCAGCGAAGATGCGAAAGCGATCCAGGAGGCGGCCCGCGCCCACAAGGTGCTGGTCCTGACAAACTTCGAGACAAGTTGGTACGCGTCGGTGCGAGAAGCAAAGCGACTCGCGGACTCGGGTGAGCATGGCACCCTGCGCAAGATGATCTTCCGCCACGGACACAAAGGCCCCAAAGAGATCGGCTGTTCAGCGGAGTTCCTGGCGTGGCTGACCGATCCAACAAAGAACGGCGGCGGCGCGATCGTCGATTTCGGGTGCTACGGCGCGGTGATCGCCACGTGGATGATGGACGGAACGCGCCCCTCAAGCATCAAGGCGAGCGCGACGACGCTCAAGCCCGCGGCATATCCACACGTCGATGACGACGCCACCATCGTGCTCACCTATCCGGGTAAAGAAACGCGCGTGGGCGCGACCGCCGTGATCGAGGCATCGTGGGCCTGGACCCACGACAACAAAGAGATGGACCTGTACCTCGATGGATGGTCGCTGCACGCGGGCAAGTGGGACGATCTCGCCATGCGACAGGAGAACGCCGGGCCAACAAAGGTGCAGCCCGCCGCGAAGCCAAAGAATCTGGAGAACGAGTGGTCGTATCTGAAGGCGGTCGTGCGCGGCGAGTGTGCCGTCGACCCGCTGTCGAGCCTCGAGTACAACGTGGTCGTCGCCGAAATTCTGGATGAGGCCCGGCGTCAAGTGCAGCCGAAGTGA
- a CDS encoding transporter, translated as MNYISIVGAVILLECPPGAHADIEPLTPDAAAFSLWNPVPRDQMRRLSTDRPDATESPFTVDARHYQVEFSFVDYSRDNEGNVRTLDIAPLLLKAGLTPSIDFQVGLTPYTSQRSESGTSRETVDGFGDTIVRVKINLHGNDTGESALAIMPFIKIPTASDGLGNDDLEAGIIVPAAFELAHGFNLGAMLEFDVVRNEADDAYTLDLVHTATIARGLTDTLGLFVEYAGAADTSGESSYRASLNTGMTLGISPDIQLDAGVRIGLTGAAEDLGIFAGMAWRY; from the coding sequence ATGAACTACATATCAATCGTCGGCGCCGTGATCCTGCTAGAATGTCCACCCGGTGCGCACGCGGACATCGAGCCGCTCACCCCAGACGCGGCGGCATTCTCCCTGTGGAACCCGGTCCCCAGAGACCAGATGCGGAGGCTCAGCACCGACCGCCCCGACGCCACCGAGAGCCCCTTCACCGTCGATGCCCGGCACTACCAGGTCGAGTTCTCGTTCGTAGATTACTCACGTGACAACGAGGGGAACGTCCGCACGCTCGACATCGCCCCGCTCCTCCTCAAGGCCGGCCTCACGCCATCGATCGACTTCCAGGTCGGCCTCACTCCCTACACCTCTCAGCGATCGGAGAGTGGGACATCCCGCGAGACGGTTGACGGTTTCGGCGACACGATCGTCCGCGTGAAGATCAACCTCCACGGGAACGACACCGGCGAGTCCGCCCTCGCGATCATGCCATTCATCAAGATTCCCACCGCCAGCGACGGTCTGGGAAACGACGACCTCGAGGCCGGGATCATCGTCCCGGCCGCCTTCGAACTCGCCCACGGGTTCAACCTCGGCGCCATGCTCGAGTTCGATGTCGTGAGAAATGAGGCCGACGACGCCTACACGCTTGATCTCGTGCACACCGCCACGATCGCCCGTGGGCTCACCGACACGCTCGGCCTCTTTGTGGAATACGCGGGCGCCGCGGACACGTCCGGCGAGAGCAGCTATCGTGCCTCACTCAACACCGGCATGACCCTCGGAATCTCGCCGGATATCCAGCTCGACGCGGGCGTGCGCATCGGGCTGACCGGGGCCGCGGAAGATCTCGGCATCTTCGCCGGGATGGCGTGGCGGTATTGA
- a CDS encoding UbiX family flavin prenyltransferase, whose product MTHPSSHSADQRTRRFVVGISGASGAAYALRLLELLLENPTHEVHLVVSDYGRRLLFDEAGVRELELAQLCPRLSSKLDAPNMVSTQNRLFIHPHKDVGAVIASGSFLHDGMVVIPCSSTSLGQIATGSGSNLLCRAAMVTLKERRPLIICHREMPLSLIDLRNMESLALAGATLCSPNPGFYLGPKSIEDLVDFVVGKVLDLLKVDHTLNTRWEAKRDSGA is encoded by the coding sequence ATGACCCACCCTTCCAGCCATTCCGCCGATCAACGAACCCGTCGATTCGTCGTCGGCATCTCCGGCGCCTCCGGGGCCGCCTACGCCCTCCGCCTCCTCGAACTCCTCCTCGAGAACCCCACCCACGAGGTCCATCTCGTCGTCAGCGACTACGGCCGGCGCCTCCTCTTCGACGAGGCCGGCGTCCGAGAACTCGAACTCGCCCAACTCTGCCCCCGCCTGTCCTCGAAACTCGATGCCCCCAACATGGTCTCCACACAGAATCGACTGTTCATCCACCCCCACAAGGACGTCGGCGCCGTCATCGCCTCAGGGAGTTTCCTCCACGACGGCATGGTCGTCATCCCCTGCTCCTCCACCTCCCTCGGCCAGATCGCCACCGGCAGCGGCAGCAACCTTCTCTGCCGCGCCGCCATGGTCACGCTCAAGGAACGCCGCCCGCTCATCATCTGCCACCGCGAGATGCCCCTGAGCCTCATCGACCTCCGCAACATGGAAAGCCTCGCCCTCGCCGGCGCGACGCTCTGCTCACCCAACCCCGGTTTCTACCTCGGCCCAAAGTCCATCGAAGACCTCGTGGACTTCGTCGTCGGCAAGGTGCTCGACCTCCTCAAGGTCGACCACACGCTGAACACGCGGTGGGAAGCGAAGCGGGATTCCGGAGCCTAG
- a CDS encoding aspartate carbamoyltransferase catalytic subunit produces the protein MEARPTGSISRERDLLALRGMDAREIRRLVRLAADPAALREDENPLIGRIVANLFFEDSTRTRLSFSVAAQRLGARVVDLAGPGSSVSKGESLVDTALTVEAMGVSALVVRCKQSGGAELISRAVDIGVINAGDGRHEHPTQGLLDILTLARAAGRLSTLDFSGMTLAIVGDIESSRVARSNIAGMGALGARVVCVGPASMAPASLSTLGCEVSSDLDSILPSADAVMMLRIQFERHEDSARGAEGVPMKSSHESIREYRAGYALTRERHAVMKRGAFVMHPGPMNRGVEIDAEVADAPNSLILTQVARGVDVRMAVLLDRLRPELTRG, from the coding sequence ATGGAGGCTCGGCCGACCGGCTCGATTTCACGCGAGCGTGATCTGCTCGCGCTGCGGGGGATGGACGCCCGAGAGATCCGGCGTCTTGTTCGGCTGGCGGCCGACCCCGCCGCGCTGCGCGAGGACGAGAATCCGCTGATAGGGCGGATCGTCGCGAACCTTTTCTTCGAGGACTCCACGCGGACGCGGCTGTCGTTCTCGGTGGCGGCGCAGCGGCTTGGGGCGCGCGTCGTGGATCTCGCGGGGCCTGGATCGAGCGTGAGCAAGGGGGAGTCGCTGGTGGACACGGCACTCACCGTCGAGGCGATGGGGGTCTCGGCGCTCGTCGTGCGCTGCAAGCAGTCGGGGGGCGCGGAACTCATCTCGCGCGCGGTGGACATCGGCGTCATCAACGCGGGAGACGGGCGGCACGAGCACCCGACACAGGGGTTGCTCGACATCCTGACGCTGGCGAGGGCGGCGGGGCGGCTCTCGACGCTGGATTTCTCGGGGATGACGCTGGCGATCGTGGGGGACATCGAGTCGTCGCGAGTGGCGCGATCGAACATCGCGGGGATGGGGGCGCTGGGGGCGCGGGTGGTGTGTGTCGGGCCGGCGAGCATGGCGCCGGCGTCGCTCTCGACGCTGGGGTGTGAGGTGTCATCCGATCTCGATTCGATCCTGCCGTCGGCGGACGCGGTGATGATGCTGCGGATCCAGTTCGAGCGGCACGAGGACTCGGCGAGGGGCGCGGAGGGTGTGCCGATGAAGTCGTCGCACGAGTCGATCCGGGAGTATCGCGCGGGGTACGCGCTCACGCGGGAGCGGCACGCGGTGATGAAGCGCGGGGCCTTCGTGATGCACCCGGGCCCCATGAACCGGGGTGTGGAGATCGATGCCGAGGTGGCGGACGCGCCGAACTCGCTGATTCTGACGCAGGTGGCGCGGGGTGTGGATGTTCGGATGGCGGTCTTGCTGGATCGGCTGAGGCCGGAGTTGACGCGAGGTTGA
- a CDS encoding multicopper oxidase domain-containing protein, whose translation MNGFCLYLGGSRLRTLVAGLIGLALIPSAAIAQTGACCLPTGICVETTAANCATQGGAYQGNATTCAGTSCPIVLQPFVDALPLPAIAQPVTGQPGHAAHYEIAMRQTQQRLHRDLPLTTVWGYNGTYPGPTIEARRNEPNTVLWTNDLRDAAGNLLTTHHLVVDECLHGPDLNGSAPLTTVHLHGGHLRADSDGMPDFSYPPGQSAPLYTYPNNQPAATIWYHDHGLGITRLNVYMGLAGFYLIRDDAEDALNIPRGENEIALAIQDRAFNPDGSFKYPAVHQENFFGDFMLVNGKVWPYHNVKRGKYRFRLLNGCNSRTLTLALSDNATFWQIGTDMGLLPAPVAINSLTISPGERADVVINFASYAPGTEIILENSAPAPFPGSPGVGVIPNVMKFIVGSDAGDTDPLPTTLASVPVIPEAEATVTREFLLRKTPVTIGACDNVTQSIWTINGLMWDDIVERPVLGTTEIWTWINRSGMTHPMHMHLVAFQILDRQPFQMQAGQIVPTGPRVPPIMNERGWKDTVQVHPFEIVRVIARFEDYAGLFPYHCHILEHEDHEMMRQFEAICPPLTIESTPDDLQVCKGAQAQFAVQASGAYLSYQWKKNGVPLLDGPTGTGSTVTGAKAATLTIDNVALLDVARYECTIKDPCDETRTYHADLVYCPADLDDATQTGACDGAVTIDDLLYFIDRFQDGDAIADLDDGSGTGVGDYAVTIDDLLFYIERFADGC comes from the coding sequence ATGAACGGATTTTGTTTGTATCTTGGCGGCTCGCGCCTCCGAACACTCGTCGCCGGGTTGATCGGCTTGGCCCTCATTCCTTCCGCCGCGATCGCCCAGACCGGCGCCTGCTGCCTGCCCACCGGCATCTGCGTCGAGACCACCGCCGCCAACTGCGCCACCCAGGGCGGTGCCTACCAGGGCAACGCCACCACCTGCGCCGGCACCTCCTGCCCCATCGTCCTCCAGCCCTTCGTCGATGCGCTCCCACTCCCCGCCATCGCCCAACCCGTCACCGGCCAGCCCGGCCACGCTGCCCACTACGAGATCGCCATGCGCCAGACGCAGCAGCGTCTCCACCGCGATCTCCCCTTGACCACCGTCTGGGGATACAACGGCACATACCCCGGCCCCACCATCGAGGCGCGACGGAACGAGCCAAACACCGTCCTCTGGACCAACGACCTCCGCGACGCCGCTGGCAATCTCCTCACCACCCACCACCTCGTCGTGGACGAGTGCCTCCATGGCCCGGACTTGAACGGCAGCGCGCCCCTCACCACCGTCCACCTCCATGGCGGGCACCTCCGCGCCGACAGCGACGGCATGCCCGATTTCTCCTATCCCCCCGGCCAATCCGCGCCCCTCTACACCTACCCCAACAACCAGCCCGCCGCCACCATCTGGTACCACGACCACGGCCTGGGCATCACCCGCCTCAACGTCTACATGGGCCTCGCCGGGTTCTATCTCATCCGTGACGACGCCGAGGACGCCCTCAACATCCCGCGGGGCGAGAACGAGATCGCCCTCGCCATCCAGGACCGCGCCTTCAACCCCGACGGCTCCTTCAAGTACCCAGCCGTCCACCAGGAGAACTTCTTCGGCGACTTCATGCTCGTCAACGGCAAGGTCTGGCCATACCACAACGTCAAACGCGGCAAGTACCGATTCCGCCTGCTCAATGGCTGCAACTCGCGCACTCTCACCCTCGCCCTCTCCGACAACGCCACCTTCTGGCAGATCGGGACCGACATGGGCCTTCTCCCGGCCCCCGTCGCGATCAACTCGCTCACCATCTCCCCCGGCGAACGCGCCGACGTCGTCATCAACTTCGCCTCCTACGCCCCGGGCACCGAGATCATCCTTGAGAACAGCGCCCCTGCGCCATTCCCAGGCTCACCGGGCGTCGGCGTCATCCCCAACGTCATGAAGTTCATCGTCGGCAGCGATGCCGGCGACACCGATCCGCTCCCCACAACCCTCGCCAGCGTCCCCGTCATCCCCGAGGCCGAGGCCACCGTCACACGCGAGTTCCTCCTCCGCAAGACCCCCGTGACCATCGGCGCCTGCGACAACGTCACCCAGTCCATCTGGACGATCAACGGCCTCATGTGGGACGACATCGTCGAGCGCCCCGTCCTGGGAACCACCGAGATCTGGACCTGGATCAATCGCTCGGGCATGACCCACCCCATGCACATGCACCTCGTCGCCTTCCAGATCCTCGATCGCCAGCCCTTCCAGATGCAGGCCGGCCAGATCGTCCCCACGGGCCCGCGCGTCCCACCCATCATGAACGAGCGCGGCTGGAAGGACACCGTCCAGGTCCATCCCTTCGAGATCGTCCGCGTCATCGCCCGCTTCGAGGACTACGCCGGCCTCTTCCCCTACCACTGTCACATCCTCGAGCACGAGGACCACGAGATGATGCGCCAGTTCGAGGCCATCTGCCCGCCACTCACCATCGAGTCCACGCCCGACGACCTCCAGGTCTGCAAGGGCGCCCAGGCCCAGTTCGCCGTCCAGGCCTCCGGTGCCTACCTCTCCTACCAATGGAAGAAGAACGGCGTTCCCCTCCTCGATGGCCCGACGGGCACAGGCTCCACCGTTACCGGCGCCAAGGCCGCCACGCTCACCATCGACAACGTCGCCCTCCTCGATGTCGCCCGCTATGAGTGCACCATCAAGGACCCCTGCGACGAGACCCGGACCTACCACGCCGATCTCGTCTACTGCCCCGCCGACCTCGACGATGCCACCCAGACCGGTGCCTGCGACGGGGCCGTCACCATCGACGACCTCCTCTACTTCATCGATCGATTCCAGGACGGCGACGCCATCGCCGACCTCGACGACGGCAGCGGCACGGGCGTCGGCGACTACGCCGTCACCATCGACGACCTGCTCTTCTACATCGAGCGCTTCGCCGACGGGTGCTAA
- a CDS encoding nucleoside deaminase — MNTTDRAKLDRLALDAAIEQAEKSLREGGIPIGSVLMDPEGTIVSRGHNLRVQQGDTTAHAETACIRAAGRRRDWHTLTLVSTLSPCAMCSGTSILFRIPRVVIGEHETFQGREDWLIAEGTEVVLMNDPRCIQLMREFIAARPDLWAEDIGVPG; from the coding sequence ATGAACACTACTGACAGGGCGAAACTCGACCGCCTCGCCCTCGACGCCGCCATCGAGCAGGCCGAGAAATCACTCCGCGAGGGCGGCATCCCCATCGGCTCGGTCCTCATGGACCCCGAAGGCACCATCGTCTCTCGCGGTCACAATCTCCGCGTCCAACAGGGCGACACCACCGCCCACGCCGAGACCGCCTGCATCCGGGCCGCCGGCCGGCGACGCGACTGGCACACCCTCACCCTCGTCTCCACCCTCTCACCTTGCGCCATGTGCAGCGGCACCTCGATCCTCTTCCGAATCCCCCGCGTCGTCATCGGCGAACACGAGACGTTCCAGGGCCGGGAAGACTGGCTGATAGCCGAGGGCACAGAGGTCGTTCTCATGAACGATCCGCGCTGCATCCAACTCATGCGCGAGTTCATCGCCGCCAGGCCAGATCTCTGGGCCGAGGACATCGGTGTGCCGGGATAA